The Sporosarcina sp. Te-1 DNA window TGGAGGATGGGTCAGCGCTCATGAAAGAAGTAACAGATCAGATGTCTACCATTTCCCTGTCCATTCAGGAATCAGCACATGTTATAAGCCAGTTGGCCGAGCACTCTGAAAATATTCGCCAAGTGACTCATCTCATTACGGATATCGCGGAGCAAACGAACTTATTGGCATTGAATGCGGCAATCGAGGCGGCACGTGCAGGCGAACATGGGAAAGGTTTCGCTGTTGTCGCAGATGAAGTTAGGAACTTGGCTGAGCAGTCTAAACAATCCGCGACAAATATTGGCCGCATGATTGAAACAATCATTAACAATGTTGCATTGGCAGTGGGAAGTACCGAGGCAGGAACAGAGAAAATACAAGAAGGGTTGGGCATTACAGTGCGGACAAGTCGTGTCTTTATAGAGATTGAAGGTGCAGTAACGGAAGTCAAAGAGAAGGTACAATCAGTATCCGCTGCTATACTGCAAATTCAGCAGATGACAGAACAGGTGCAAGAGGGAGCTGCCAAAGTGCAGGAGTTGGCTGCCCAAAGTGCGGCTGAAGCACAATCGACAAGCGCTGCGACAGAAGAGCAGCTAGCTTCCAATGAAGAAATCTCTTCCAGCGCCCAATCCCTTTCAGAAGCGGCGGAAAAGCTGCAAAGTGAAATGGCTCGATTTACAATATAAGCTTAGTAGTCTCAAAACTTAATCAGATGAAGAAAAATATGTCGTTTTTCTTCATCTGATTTCTTTACGTTACCAAAACCGCTGACCTTTCGACCGAGAAAAGTGATCGATAACCACGAAAAACTAAATAGCTCCATATTAATTCAATGAAAAAGACATACTGATACAAGTTTTCTGTAAAATCGTCTTGCCCGAAATGTTACCCCATGGTACAATCAATTTCTGTTTCAATCCCCAACATCTCAATCACTACATAACGCAGGACGCAAAATATGCAAATTGGAGGATCTGTACAATGCAGAAACACCCTGATTTTGATTTTGAATTGGAGCGTCTCGACTACACGAAGAAATACATGCAGACACTGTTGGAAGTGTCACAGCGTGATGTGAAATCCTCGCAGGAACAAATTCGGCATGCGATGGCTGACTTGGATTATTTGGATTCCAGTTTAAGCTTCATCAACATTTTGACAAACACCCGATTTTTTGAAATGGCCCGCTCCCAGAAGGAAGGGCTTGAAGCCATTCAGCAAAAGCCTTATTTTGCCCGTATTCATTTCCAGACGGAAGGAGAAAAGGACCAATTCCTCTACATTGGAAAGACGTCGGTTTTTCATCAGGAAACCCAAGAGCCGATTATTGTCGACTGGCGTTCACCTGTTGCAAATGTTTATTACGATGGAAGATTGGGCGATCTGACGTACCAAGTCCGTGATGAGGAAATCAGTGGGCATCTCTTTTCAAAACGCCAATATAAAATCGAGGAAGGCGAACTGCTCGATATCCGGGACATCGATCTGACAACAAATGACGAATTGCTTCAAGAAGCGCTTTCCGGCAAGGCGGATGTCCGGCTTACTGAAATTGTTTCTACCATTCAGGCGGAGCAGAACGAAATTATCCGGGCTAATTTACATCAGCCGATTATCGTGCAAGGGGCGGCGGGTAGTGGAAAGACCACAATCGCTCTTCATCGAATCTCGTATTTTCTTTATACGATGACAGATTTTCCGGCAAATAAATTGATGATTTTAGCGCCGAGTAAACTGTTCATGGACTATATCGGAGATGTATTGCCAGAATTAGGAGTAGGCAATATCTATCAATCGACATTTGACGAGTATGTACTTCAGGCAACGGGTTTGTCCTTGAAATTGACTGATCCGAATCGTAAACTGGAGCACTTGACAGCTGCAGAATCAATGGGGGAAGAATCGTTGTTTCTTACCCGGATGAAAGGATCATTGCAGTATCGCACGATAATGCAGCGGTATATTGAAAAGTTGGAAGAGGACACGGCCAGTCTGTTTGAAGATGTGTACATTGATAAATACCGGATTATGAGAGCGACACGATTGAAACGGCTCTTCATGGAAGATTTCCGCTACATGCCGATCGAGAAGCGTCTTGATCGGATTAAACTCGTTATGCAAACGGAAGTGACGCGGAAACGGAAGCAGCTGTATTCCAACTTGTCCGCTAAATACGAGGAGGCGCTCGATAAAGCGCTCTATGGAATCCGGGATGATGAAAAACGGCGTGCGCGGATTACAAGGGTGATGGAGGAACGGGATACGAGATTGCCGGCAATCGAAAAAGAAGGGAAATCGAAAGTAGCAAGCTATATGAAGCGATTTAAAAAACATCATGTGAAGCGACTCTATCGAAATTGGTTGACAGATCAGGAGTTACAAGAAAAATTGGCGTTTGATTGGACTGCTGACGAACGCAATTTATTGCTGGAGGCACATCGGAAAGAAACATGGGAGACGGAGGATTTGGCGGCTCTCTTCTATTTGCATGTCAAAATCAAGGGACTCTCGGACGACTGGAAGATGCGGGTTGTGTTTATTGACGAGGTGCAAGACTACAGTGAGTTCCAACTATCGGCATTGCAGGAGGGACTAGGAACGGATATGTTCACGATGGTCGGCGATCTTGCGCAAGGAATCCATAGCTACCGGGCACTGACATCTTGGGAACCGATCCAGGACATGTTTCCCCGTGCGACGTATACCACATTGCAAAAGAGCTACCGGACGACAATTGAAATTATGGAGCTGGCTAATGAAGTGTTGAAGGAAATGGAAGAGGAGCTTCCTCTCGTCGAGCCGGTCGTCCGTCATGGCCGTGAACCTGAGTTTTATGATATGCAAGAGCTGGAGACGGAGAAATTCCAAGCCATATATGAAGAAATCCGTCTGCGCGGTCATCGGTCGGTTGCGTTGATCTGTAAAACTAGAAAAGAAGCGCGAGAAATCTTCAGTAAATTGGAGAGTGCAGGCATGTCCGTCCAATTGCTGGAGGAGCAGTCTGACATCGATGGGGACCGGATGCTCATTGTCCCGAGCCATTTATCGAAGGGTCTCGAGTTCGATGCAGTAATCGTGGCTGCTTTTGACGATCCATTCCGTGATCAGCCGATCGATCGCAAACTCATTTATGTGGCGATGACTAGGCCGATGCATGAATTGCATTTGATTACATCCGCAAGTCCGGAAATTTTAGGCGGTCTTAGAAAAAACGAGTAAAGTATAATGGAGTAGGGGGGTCCTAAATAGGGACCTCTTTTCTTTACGATTTATAAAAAACATAGAATCTAAAACTTTCTTCTACGATATTACGAATATAGTTACGAGGGCGGAAAGACTGAGGGAAAGCATGTGGTGACCGACTATGGATGAACAGCGATGGATTAGGCAAATACAGAAAAAAGCGAGCGAACCTGCGGCAGATGCGCTTGTCTCCAAATACTACAAAGAGATGTATGGGTTTCACTATAAACAGACCATGAATGTGGATTTATCGCTCGATTTGACGCAAGAATTGTTCATCGGCGCGTTGCAGGCAATCCGCAATTATGACAGTTCCAAAGCCTCCTTCCGGACATGGCTATACAAACTGGCATCTAATCGGCTTGTTGATTACTACCGGTCGAAAAGTTATCGGTACGCTCAACTCGCCCAACCGCTTGGCGAGTATGAAGTGGAGGATACCCACGATTTTGCGATATCGCTTGAGTATAAAGAGGATGTCCAAAAGGTGATCGGAATTGTCAACGGTTTGGATGCGAAACTTCAACAAATCATCCGTTTGAAATTATTTGGTGACTATACGCTTCCGGAAATAGCGGACATGGAATCGATTCCGCTGTCTACTGTCAAGACAAGGTACTATGCCGCTTTGAAGTATATCCGGAAAGAAATGGAGGCGGTTCACGATGCATAAAGAAAAGTTTGAAATTCCAATGCCTGATGATGAGACAATTCAAAAACAAGTGAAGTTGATTGTCTCGCAAGGCGTACAACCAAAAGTTTCTTTTTACTCCTTCTTGCGAGAAATGATGAGCCAAGTGGGATGGCGTCATCTTTTTTCCGATCGTCTTGAATTGGGTTTGATCTTTTTCCTTGCCCTTTCCATTAACAGCCTGCTGTTTCTATTGCCAGCTGATCTAGATGTTCAAGCCATCTACGGGGCGGTTTTCCTGATCTCTCCACTCGTTTTCCTAAGCTTGTCCATCTATGCTTTCGTGAATAAAACGGAGAATGCGACGTACGAAGTGGAGATGGCTTGCAAATACAATGTGTATCAGATTGTCGCCTTCCGGATGCTCGTGTTCAGCATCATCGCGATTGTCACCAATACAATCGTTGTCAGTCTAGTCGTCATGCATTTTCCAACCGTCGAGTTCCTGCGTGCTTATATGATATCGACAACGTCACTATTTCTATTTTCCGTCCTGTTCCTTTATGCCTTGATGGGGAGGCATTCGAGGAAGTATGTCATCGGGATGGTCAGTCTTTGGCTCGCCGCCAATCTTTCCGTGCAAATAGTGGATGCAAATTTTTATTCCGCGTTTTTGATAAAAACGCCATTAGTCGTATATGCAATCGTCAACTCGGGCTGTCTATACGGTTTTGGCAAATCAATTAAGAGGTTCGCCCAATTCAAGCAAATGGAAGGAGTGTTATTCAGATGATTGTTGTGAAGGATGTCTGCAAACGATATGGAGATTTCACCGCATTGGAAGATATCAGTTTGGAATTCTCCAATGGCCTCTACGGTTTACTTGCACCGAACGGGGCGGGGAAAACGACGTTGATCAAAATGCTGGCAACGTTGATCAGCCCTTCTTCAGGTGAGATTCAATATAACGGCGAGAATATTGTCGCGATGGATCAACGATACCGAGAGCTGTTAGGATTTTTGCCACAGCATTTCGGTTTTTATAAAAATTATTCACCGGCTCAATATCTATTATATTTGGCGGCTTTGAAAGGGATACCGAAACAACAAGCGCGTCTTAAAATAGAAGAGCTTTTGGCAAAGGTCGCCCTCTCAGATGTGAAGCATAAGAAAATGAAGAAATTTTCAGGAGGCATGATTCAACGCGTTGGCATCGCGCAAGCTCTCTTGAACGATCCGAAAATTCTTATCTTAGATGAACCGACAGCGGGGCTGGATCCGAAAGAAAGAGCGCGTTTCCGGCATTTGCTTACCGATCTGGCACGGGAACGGCTTGTCATCATTTCGACTCATATCGTTTCGGATATTGAATCGATCGCCAATGAGATCATTATGATCAAAAATAAACGATTGTTATATAAGGATTCCGTAGAACGGATTTGCGACACACTTCGAGGAGCTGTCTATGAGACGACAGTGGATTTTGGGCAGTTGGATGAATTCAGAAAGCGATTTGTTCTATTGTCTGAAAAGCAAGAGTATGGGAAGATGATTGTCCGGTTTATCCACAAGGGCGGAAAAGAGGAAGAATGGATACCGGTCCAGCCGCAACTGGAGGATGTTTTCCTGTATGAATACCAAGATGAGATGGTCGAGGGATTGTAATGCGTATTTTCCTGTTGGAGTGTAAAAAGGTCATCATGTCGCCGGTCATCATCTGTTTGTTTCTCCTTTTCACTGGGTTCAATTTACTCGTCATCTTCAACTCTTCCGACCATAAAGACGAATTGAAGATGGTGAATCAAATCATTGATTTATATGGTCGGGAGATTACACCGTCATCCTTAAAGAAGTTGAAAGATGATATTCAAAACGATTTATCGAAGCTGGAGCAGTTGGCGGGGAAGCGGTACGACAGTGTGTATGATTTTCTAGAGGACTTAGATATGAAAGAGTACGAGCGCTATTCCAAACAAGAACAGGCATTTCTTTCGGATTTGCAGCTGAAGGAAATGTATGAGTCGATGGCGAGATCCATCGACGAGAATTACGAGGAAATTGACGTCGGAAAAGATGGAGAGGTCGCACTAAAGCGATATCAGCTCAGCGGTAAAGCAGCAGAGACCTATCTTGCAGAGAATGAGAAATTCGCCAAGCGCTTCGATGAAATGATACGGAACGGCGAGCATAAACAGTGGTTTTTTGCGGGGAAAGCTTATTACATGCATACTCTCTTGTTTACCGATCTCTTCTCAAAAATGACAATTGAAATCTTGCTGCTTGTTATTCTGTCCACTACTTTTCTGGCGAATTATGAATACGAGCAGCGTACCCATCTTGTAGCTTTCGCAACACGAAGAGGCAGAAGGCTAATGAAAGATAAGCTGATGGCATCTTTGGCAACGGCCTTTGCTATCTCAGTATTGGTTCTTGGCAGTACACTCGGTGTATTTTTCACGGTGTTTGATTACTCGCATGTATGGGAGACGTCCATAAGCAGTGCGTTCAACTGGGAATACAATTTTCCAAATGTCTCTTGGTGGGATATATCTGTTGGCCAATTTCTGCTTGCTGTCATCGCGGTATTATTTTTCTCAGTCCTCCTGATCTCGGCTTTGACATTTTCAATTTCTATCTTCATAAAGAATAGTTACGTTTCGTTCTTTGTGACAGCAGCTAGCTTTATCCTGCTCTATATGCTTCCAGGTTTCATGCCGCATTCATCCAATTGGCTATTTGTCGCCGGATATACACTGCCGACACTCGTGATGGCAATACCAGGATTGTTTATGGGAAGTAGCGGTTTGATCTTTTTTAAGAACTTCGAATGGATGACCATCTGCTCGTGGACTGCCATTACAATGATTTTACTATGTATTTCATATAGACGATTCGCAAGATCGGATATTCAGTAAGGGGGAAGACCATGCAGATTTTATGGTATGAAATGAAGAAGATTCTTACATGGAAGTCGTTGTTGCTGCTTTTAATCATCAATTGCATACTCTATTTCTTCCTCATCCATTTTTACATCAAGTATTTTCCAAACGGAAGGCCAGAGTTGGATTCCTATCGGATCGGTATTGAGATGGTCGAAAAATATGGTTCTTCTATGGATGATGAAGAATTCAAGGATTTCCTGAAAACGTATAAGGCACAGACCAAAGAAGCGGACCAATACTTACAGACGAAGAAACTGGCCGTTGCCGAAGGGTTTGACACCTATGAGAAGTTTAATACTTTCCGCTGGGACAAAGCTTCTAAGGAAGCAAATGCGTTCCGGGATCGACTATTTTTCGAGTCAGATATCGATTTGTTTTGGGAACTGCAGGCAAGGCAATCGATAATAGGTTACTATGAGGGGAAAGAAATGTATCCAAGTGATATAACTTCTGCGCAAAAACAACGACTTGAAGAATTGGCCCAAGCGGGGATCTTTGCCACTTATCCAGAAGTAGCCATAAGAAATTTCCGAGATTATATTTCAAACGTGGCGGTGGCCATCTTGTTCAGTGTCGTGGTCGTCATGTCCCCAACGATCTTAAAGGATCGAACCAGGAAAATTGTGCCGATGCAGTATACCGCAAGAAAAGGAAGAAACTTGCTCACGACAAAACTCATAGCAGGATTGGTGTCGACCTTACTCATCATTACGGGGCTTCTTGTTATTTATATAGGCATATATACGCTCAATGACACATCCATGTTTTTCAATGTCCGAATTAACACCTTCATTGGGAATGAATCATGGTACAATCCGACATTCTTCCAGTACATCTTGTTTACCATAGGAGGCATCTATCTCGTTGGCCTCGCCTTTGGACTGGCCGCAATGAGTTTTTCGGCGATTGTCCCGAACACCCTCACATTGCTTGGTGTTCAGATTCCTTTCATTGCTGGATTTCTCATTTTCGGCTTGCACCGGTTGATCACTTATCCAATGAATATGTGGTTTCCAAAATGGCAAATGCCAGTCTTCTATGGACTGATAATACTAAGCAGTGTCATCTTCGTCTGGTATGTCAACCGCAGGGAAAAAAAGATGGATATCAACATATGAAAAAACGAGGGCTCCCTATCGCAGGATGCCCTCGTTTTCGTCAATTTTTATTTTGGCCGGGTTTGTCCTCATAAAACACGCGGAATTTCGGATCAACCGTTCCGATATTCAAATACCTAGCCTTGTAGTCCCGCAGCAAATCGAAAAATTTCTTGCTGAGGACAAGGATGACAACCAGATTGACAAATGTCGGGATAGCGGTTGTAATGTCCGCGAAATACCAGACGATCTTTCCAGGCAGCTCATAGTAAACGGCATAAAGGACCATAAGCAAGCCCGGCAGCGGATATAGCCATTTGAAAGCGGTCAATGTGATATTCTTCACTTTTGTATTGCCGCTCCCGGCAAATAAATGGCGGATAATGATTTCATAATACGTATACCAACCTGTCGTTGTGGTCAATCCGAAGAGGAAAACGGAGATAGTCAAAATGATTCGTCCGACTTCTCCGACACCGGACTCAAAAGCAGCCAATGTCAATGCAGCGCCATCCATCCCGGAAGACCATACGCCTGTAATGATGATCGTCAAAGCAGTCATTGTGCAAATCACGATCGTATCAAGGAATACTTCGACGGCTCCCCACATCCCTTGCTTGACAGGATGATCGGTTTTAGCGGTCGAGTGAATCATCGGAGAAGTCCCCCAGCCCGCTTCATTACTGTAAACGGCGCGTGAAACGCCAATCCGGATCACTTGCGCAATGGCGGCTCCGGTAAAACCACCTACTGCAGCGGTTCCATTGAAAGCGCTGTCCAATATCAGTCCGAGCACTGGAACGATTTCGCTATAGTTCTTAAAAATAATAAAAAGAGAACAAACGATATAAAAGACACCCATGAACGGGATTAACAGAGAAGCAATTTCTCCAATTCTTTTAATGCCCCCGTAAATGATGATATAAATTAAAAAAACATAGATAAGTGAAGCGGGAATCATTCCCATAGAAAAGGTGGAACTGACCGCTTCTGAGACTGTGTAATTTTGCAGTGTGATGATAAAGGTGATGAAAATACCAAAGCCGAATAGAAAGGCGGGAATTTTCCAGTATTTAAATTTCTTTTCCACACCAAGCCCTTTTTCCATGTAATAGGTCGGTCCTCCGTACGGGTTTCCTTCTTCATCGGTATTCCGATAGTGGACAGACAGCGAGACTTCCACCGCTTTCGTTATCATTCCTAACAAGGCCGTCACCCATAACCAGAAAACGGCTCCCGGTCCGCCGACTGCGATTGCGGTAGCAACCCCGCCGATATTTCCGACGCCTATACTGCCCCCTACTGCGGTGCTGACCGCTTGAAATGGAGTCAAAATTCCTTTCGTATCTTCCGACTTATCCTTTCTCTTAAATAAAAGTCCGAAAGTCGATTTGAAAATATGAGGTAAAAATATTATTTGAAAGAACTTGCTCCCAATAGTAAAATACACACCAACAAACAGTACTGTAAAGATAAGCGGCAGCCCCCACAGCCAATCTGCTACAGTCTCTAATAATTTCCCCAACTTGCCCCCTCCTTTATTTGCTATCTTTTCCTGTTCCCTTACTTGCTGGCTTAGAAACTACTAAATTATCGCAAGAGTATAAATTGTTACCGAAGAACTTTAACAAAGAATTTACATAATTCTTTTGTCCTAGCCTTTACAATGACATTAGACCAGTTAATGAGGGGGACACCAGGACATGCGTATCACGATTGGAAGAAAACTTTGGTTTGGATTTACATCAATCCTTATCCTCGTTTTAATTGCCGGTGGGGCAGGACTTTGGGGACTGATGAAAGTGAATTTGGAATATGACTATTTAATCAATGATAAAATTCGGAAGGTGATTCTATTCGAACAATTACTATCCGATCAAAATGAGGATGCTAAAAATATCAGGGGATATATTATCTACCAAGAAGCTTCTTACGTGGAGAGACGCAATGAGATCATGGTTTCAATAAAAAGCAAACTGAAAGAGCTAAATACTTTGGTGAAAACGCCCTCTGCCCGCGAGCTGCTTGCCCAGGTTACCGAAACCTCCAAAAGCTATGAGCAGATCAGCGAACTGATTATTCGGGATGTCGAGGAGGGAAAGATGGAAAGTGCGATGAGTTTAGCGAAGGAAGGCGCATTCTATCAAGAAGAGATTACTAAAAACCTTCTATTATTAATAGAACATCAGAATAATCAGCAGGCAAAAACAGAGAAAGAATTGAGTCGTGTTGTATACATGACACGAATGCTGATTATCGCTCTCATGATAATTACTTTTGCAGCTAGTCTAAGTATAGCGAGTGTGATTAGTCGATCTGTTACAAAACCGGTCAGTACTCTCACTGCGGCTATTAAACGAATGGCTGCAGGTGATTTCACAATGGAACCGATTAACATACGGAATAGAGATGAAATAGGTGTTATGGCAATTGCCTTTAATCAAATGGTAAGCGATCTTCAACATATCATTGCGTCTGTTCTAAAAACTTCTTCTACGTTAGCTGTTCAAGCAGAAGAATTGTCTGCGAGCGCTGAAGAAAGCTTGGCCGCATCTGAAACAGTCGCCACAGTGACAGAGCGAAATTTGAGTGTCAGTGAGAAGCAAATAGATACGTTGAGGAAATCCAATCAGTCGATGGAGAAGTTGACGAAAGGTATTGGTCAAATCACAACCGATAACGAAGGGATGCAAGTCACTTCACTGGCTGTGAAAGCAAATGTGAAGGAAGGCGTCACTAGTATGGAGCGCTTTATAACACAGATGGAAACAATTCAGAAAACAATGGTGCAATCCGCTTCACTCATCACAGAGATGGCCGCCCATTCATCGCAGATCAGTAAAGTGACGTCATTATTATCAACGATCGCGGAACAGACCAATTTATTGGCTCTAAATGCTGCAATTGAAGCGGCTCGGGCTGGGGGACATGGGAAGGGTTTCGCTGTCGTTGCGGAAGAAGTTCGGCTGTTAGCAATCCAATCGAAACAATCTGCAGGTGAGATCACTTGGATTGTAAATAAAATTATTGTTGATATAGAGCAGGCCGTAGCCAGTGTGAAAGAAGGGAATGAACAGTTAGGAAAAGGGCAGGAGATCGCGTATAAGACCCAGGAAGTGTTGAAACGGATTGAATATGCAACGAAAGAGATGGAAATGAAAACAAATGCGATCTCGCTTGCTATCAAGCAAACGAACACATTGACCGAACGAGTGGCAGAGGGTTCATCGGAAGTCGAACGACTATCTAGTCAAGTCGCCGTAGAAGCGCAATCTGCAAGTGCAGCGACGGAAGAGCAGCTGTCCGTGACAGAAGAAATAACCTCGAATGCGTTACTAGTCGCTGAAATTGCGGAAAATTTGAAGATAGAAGTGGAGCATTTCACAATAAGAGATTGCTAGGGGGAGGAATCTATGTAAAAATAAAAGTCACTTTTACTAAACAGGATGGGGGAAGAGTTATGGTGCAGTTTGAATATGTTTGGGGATTACCTGAAGCGGATGTGTTGGAGAAAATTAGACCTTTGCATCAGCAAATTTTTGAAAATGCGGATGAGTTTTTCAAGAAAATGAAGGAGAGGAATCATCTCCTCACGATTATTGCCTTGGAAAATAATAGAGTGGTCGGTTATAAAGTAGGCTATGCTTTGTCGGATAAAGCCTATTATAGCTGGTATGGCGCAGTGGATGAAGCCTGTCGCGGGAGAGGGATAGCCGCCAAGCTGATGGATATCCAACATGATCTTGTAAAAGAAGCAGGATATCGAACAATCCAGACGAATACTCGAAACATGTGGCGGGCGATGCTCATCTTGAATATTAAAAAAGGATTTGACGTGAAAGAGACGTTTGTGGACGATGAGGGGATTCATCGAATTATATTACATAAACAACTCAAATCATAAGTATTTATTATGACTTTAGTTAAAAACTATCTAATTTCCTTATAGGAAATAGCGGCGTATACTAGATATAGAAGCAGGGGGTGTATAGATTGGACTACCTGATACTCTTCTTAATCGGTGTCGCCGCTACGACAATCGGGACGTTGGCTGGTGGGGGCGGTTTGATTAGCCTGCCAGCCATGCTTTTATTAGGAGTGCCGATACATTCGGCTATTGGTGCCAATAAAGTTTCAAACACAATCAGTTCTTTTTCCAGCTTTTTCGTCCTGTTGAAGCATAAACGGATTTCTCTACGGGAATCGTTTTGGATCATTCCTGTAAGCTTGTTCGGTGGAGTGAGTGGGGGATTTTTGGCAACCAGACTAACTGACCAACAACTCTCCTTCTTTGCCATTGGCCTGTTGCTTTTTGCATTCCTGACTTCCTTCATTGGTAAAGGAGATTTTTCAGGAGATAAGAAGTTGAGCGCTAATCGGATCAGCATCCCTGGATTATATGGGATCGGCATCTATGACGGCCTGTTCGGTCCGGGACAAGGGACGTTAATGCTCTATTTGTTCGGCTATCTAGAAGTCGCTTACATCCGAGCGGTCGGATACGTACGTTTGGCCACCTTTGCAAGCTGCTTTGGGGCCGCCATAACGTATATAGCTGCCGGGAAAATCTTATGGCCGCTAACGATCATGCTTTTGCTCGGATCAGTTACGGGTGCTCAAGTCGGTGTACGGCTTGCTGAAAAATTGAAACCAGCTTATGTCAAGCCACTTTTGCGCATCGTTACGGTAGCCTTGATTGTCCAGATTGTTTGGGATCATTTTCAATAGAAATGCTCCTTATCTGATGGAAGGGCTAGATGACAATGCTCTTTCTTAAACGAATGAATTGCCGGAATGGTTTTCTCTCCTTATATAAGAAAACCATTCCGGCGTTTTGTTTCCAGCGGATTGATGTTTGCTTCGGCCTCAGTACGCCTGCTTTCCAAAAAAGTGAAAGGAGAGACTTTCCCCCAATGTCTCTATCGGTTCATCTGTCATGAAGCCAAGTTCATTGGTTCAAATAAAATTCCATTCATTGCCTGAAAATAGAGAGCACGACAATCGACCTATTAAAACCCGAGTTAGGCAAACATGTCTTCTTAATCCGCTCAATCACTTATTCAATTCCTCTCGTCCTTAACACGAAAGGCTACATGGTGTACACTGCTATCCGAATCTTCCGCCGGCAAGTTAATGAGGCTCAATCCCAAGCTTCGGCGCCTGTACCACCGTCTCCGTCCGTCAATCCCTTTTACGTTCGTACGTCGGACTCCTTCATTCTAAACTATCTTGAATTGAAATAAGATTCATTGTCATTTGTCTAGAAAGTGTTTCGCTGTCTGCTGGAATGAGTGACATCTGGGTGAATGCGGACATAAGGTAAGAAAGAATAAAAAAGGAGATGGCATATGCAAGATTACCATTTGCAACAACCTTATGATGGAGCAGGATATCTCTATCCCTATGAGCAAGGGATGTCGCAATTGAACGATCAGAGAAGAAGAGAGGATGAAAATAGCCATGGACATACACATGCGCATTCTGGTGCAACGACTTGCCAAGAAGGCCATGTCCATCTACATCCTGGAGTAACGAGTATACCAATTGACACAACTCATGGACATATACACTATATGAGCGGGAACACAACATTTGACGACGGTCATATCCATCAATATGAAACATACACCAGTTTGCCAATCCCATTGCCGGGCGGCTATCACACCCACTATGTAGAAATCCGAACAACAGAAGATGATGGACATACACATATTATAAAAGGCTATACGGAGCCAT harbors:
- a CDS encoding GNAT family N-acetyltransferase, giving the protein MVQFEYVWGLPEADVLEKIRPLHQQIFENADEFFKKMKERNHLLTIIALENNRVVGYKVGYALSDKAYYSWYGAVDEACRGRGIAAKLMDIQHDLVKEAGYRTIQTNTRNMWRAMLILNIKKGFDVKETFVDDEGIHRIILHKQLKS
- a CDS encoding TSUP family transporter, coding for MDYLILFLIGVAATTIGTLAGGGGLISLPAMLLLGVPIHSAIGANKVSNTISSFSSFFVLLKHKRISLRESFWIIPVSLFGGVSGGFLATRLTDQQLSFFAIGLLLFAFLTSFIGKGDFSGDKKLSANRISIPGLYGIGIYDGLFGPGQGTLMLYLFGYLEVAYIRAVGYVRLATFASCFGAAITYIAAGKILWPLTIMLLLGSVTGAQVGVRLAEKLKPAYVKPLLRIVTVALIVQIVWDHFQ
- a CDS encoding YmaF family protein, which translates into the protein MQDYHLQQPYDGAGYLYPYEQGMSQLNDQRRREDENSHGHTHAHSGATTCQEGHVHLHPGVTSIPIDTTHGHIHYMSGNTTFDDGHIHQYETYTSLPIPLPGGYHTHYVEIRTTEDDGHTHIIKGYTEPSKT